From a region of the Helianthus annuus cultivar XRQ/B chromosome 5, HanXRQr2.0-SUNRISE, whole genome shotgun sequence genome:
- the LOC110941553 gene encoding C2 and GRAM domain-containing protein At5g50170, with protein MIMKLYVYVLEGKDWAVEESYVKLKVGKFKSRTRVLKNTRNPVWNEEFVFRVDCLDDDELVVSVYDGDGDDESSGLFKVNSCRSLVGRVRIPLWSVAAEEDHHLQPTWFSVQSDESNESIEKACGKILLALSLHGKNQDISNGNQFLQPSMISDQYSDIKQSPSHDSNTSKSPRKMIKSITRRFEKLFHKHNDSSGVDDSSDLPTTSSDNGESTEELPLITTFEDSMETMESLADQKEMPENLQGGVLLDETYVVPPKDLNHFLFAPDSQFMKELAAIQSTTDVHESPWTWESGQTSSLTRTVTYTKGATKLVKASKVTEDQTYIKANGKDFAVFIRVDTPDVPYGSTFQVKLLYKIMHGPEIGGDETSRILVSWGIDFHQSTMMKSMIEHGAKQGLKESFEQFSELLGQTFKPVNQLATLDKSQTLATLQNEHESDWDLAVGYFCNFTVVSTVLMVLYAFVHVLLCGPNQIQGLEFNGLELPDSFGEFVTCGIILFNLQHVYIMASHFVQARLRRGNDHGVKAQGEGWVLTVAIIEGTNLAPLDSSGFSDPYVVLTCNGKTRTSSVKLQTLDPQWNEVLEFDAAEEPPSLLDVEVFDFDGPFGQAASLGHAEIRFLRHTTEELADMWVPLEGRLAKSLQSKLHLRIFLDNNNGVETIKEYMTKVEKEAGKKINVRSPHRNSTFQKLFSLPPEEFLVSDFSCSLKRKLPLQGRLYVSSRIVGFYANLFGHKTKFSFLWEDVEDIHSLPPTLASVGSPILVMVLLKGRGVDARHGAKSQDEKGRLCFYFHSFVSFSSARRTIMALWRTRSSSPDPKTDVFEDTTVTSQDHQHQEKDEKCLCEDVTSHLVVGDAKMTKIYSEELPISLESIMEIFKGGDLEHKVMGKLWCLNYNTTPWEPVTGHSDMLERRLCWKFNRRVSSFGGDVTCTQQKLPIVDGKGWTITEAMALHDVPFGDHFYVQVKYEMVDRKPGWCACDVFIGVVWLKSCKFEQRITRNVVVKFGDRVRELFELVEREVLLAVDGRS; from the exons ATGATAATGAAGCTGTACGTGTACGTATTGGAAGGTAAAGATTGGGCAGTTGAAGAGTCATATGTAAAACTCAAAGTTGGAAAGTTCAAATCAAGAACCAGGGTTTTGAAGAACACAAGAAACCCTGTTTGGAATGAGGAGTTTGTGTTCAGAGTTGATTGTTTAGATGATGATGAGCTTGTTGTGTCTGTgtatgatggtgatggtgatgatgaatcTAGTGGGTTGTTTAAGGTTAATAGTTGTAGGAGTTTGGTGGGTCGGGTTCGGATCCCTTTGTGGTCGGTTGCTGCTGAAGAGGATCATCATTTGCAACCTACTTGGTTTTCGGTTCAAAGTGACGAATCTAATGAATCAATAGAGAAAGCATGTG GTAAGATTCTTCTTGCTCTTTCGTTACACGGGAAAAACCAAGATATCTCCAATGGTAATCAATTCTTACAACCAAGCATGATCAGTGATCAATATAGTGATATCAAACAAAGCCCGTCGCATGATTCTAACACCTCTAAATCACCACGAAAGATGATAAAATCCATTACTAGACGATTTGAGAAGCTCTTTCACAAACACAATGATTCATCCGGTGTAGACGATTCATCTGACTTGCCAACAACCTCATCCGACAATGGTGAGTCAACAGAAGAACTTCCTCTCATTACTACATTTGAAGATTCAATGGAAACCATGGAGTCATTAGCTGACCAAAAGGAAATGCCCGAAAATCTACAAGGAGGGGTTCTTCTTGATGAAACATATGTAGTACCTCCTAAAGATCTCAACCATTTCTTATTTGCACCCGATTCACAGTTTATGAAAGAGTTAGCAGCAATTCAAAGTACAACAGACGTTCATGAGAGCCCATGGACATGGGAATCCGGTCAAACGTCATCTTTGACCCGCACCGTTACTTATACAAAAGGTGCAACAAAATTGGTCAAAGCTTCTAAAGTGACTGAAGACCAAACTTACATTAAAGCAAATGGGAAAGATTTTGCAGTTTTTATAAGAGTGGATACGCCTGACGTTCCTTACGGGAGTACTTTTCAAGTTAAATTACTGTACAAGATAATGCATGGGCCCGAGATTGGAGGAGATGAAACTTCGCGAATTTTAGTTTCTTGGGGGATTGATTTTCATCAAAGCACAATGATGAAGAGTATGATTGAACATGGAGCTAAGCAAGGATTGAAGGAGAGTTTTGAGCAGTTTTCGGAGTTGCTTGGCCAAACATTTAAACCAGTCAATCAGTTGGCCACATTGGACAAAAGTCAAACGCTGGCGACATTGCAAAATGAGCATGAATCTGATTGGGATTTAGCGGTGGGGTATTTTTGTAACTTCACCGTGGTTTCCACTGTTTTAATGGTTCTTTATGCTTTTGTGCATGTCTTACTATGTGGGCCAAATCAAATTCAAGGTTTAGAGTTTAATGGTCTTGAATTACCGGACAGTTTTGGTGAATTTGTCACGTGTGGGATAATCTTATTCAACTTGCAACATGTTTATATCATGGCTTCACATTTTGTCCAAGCTAGGCTGCGTAGAG GAAATGATCATGGTGTCAAAGCTCAAGGTGAAGGGTGGGTACTTACTGTTGCAATCATTGAGGGAACCAATTTAGCCCCATTGGACTCTTCGGGTTTCTCGGATCCGTATGTAGTGTTGACATGCAATGGAAAGACGAGAACGAGCTCTGTCAAGCTTCAAACACTTGATCCTCAGTGGAATG AGGTACTCGAGTTTGATGCTGCAGAAGAACCCCCATCACTCTTGGACGTTGAAGTTTTCGACTTTGATGGCCCATTTGGTCAAGCAGCTTCACTTGGGCACGCAGAGATTAGATTCTTAAGACACACGACAGAGGAATTAGCAGACATGTGGGTCCCGCTTGAAGGAAGACTTGCAAAGTCTTTACAGTCTAAGTTGCATTTAAGAATTTTCTTGGATAATAATAATGGAGTCGAAACAATCAAAGAATACATGACAAAAGTCGAGAAAGAAGCTGGGAAAAAG ATCAATGTGAGATCGCCTCATAGGAACTCGACTTTTCAGAAGCTTTTTAGCTTGCCACCCGAGGAATTTCTAGTTAGTGATTTCTCGTGTTCTCTCAAAAGAAAACTGCCCCTTCAG GGCCGACTGTATGTATCTTCAAGAATTGTTGGATTTTACGCGAACTTATTTGGGCACAAAACAAAATTTTCATTCTTATGGGAAGACGTTGAAGACATTCATTCCCTTCCCCCGACACTGGCATCAGTGGGGAGCCCGATACTTGTGATGGTTCTGCTTAAAGGTCGAGGCGTAGACGCTAGGCATGGTGCCAAGTCTCAAGACGAAAAGGGCCGACTGTGTTTTTACTTCCATTCTTTCGTGTCATTTAGTTCAGCTAGACG GACGATAATGGCATTATGGAGAACAAGATCATCAAGCCCAGATCCGAAAACCGACGTCTTTGAGGATACAACCGTCACGTCACAAGATCATCAACATCAAGAAAAAGATGAGAAGTGTTTATGTGAAGACGTTACTTCTCATTTGGTCGTTGGAGATGCAAAAATGACCAAGATCTATTCGGAAGAACTTCCGATTAGT TTGGAGTCAATTATGGAAATCTTTAAAGGAGGAGACTTGGAGCACAAAGTTATGGGAAAGTTGTGGTGTTTGAATTACAACACAACCCCGTGGGAACCCGTTACAGGTCATTCTGATATGCTTGAAAGGCGTTTATGTTGGAAGTTTAACAGAAGGGTGTCGAGTTTTGGCGGTGATGTCACGTGCACGCAACAAAAGTTGCCGATTGTTGACGGGAAAGGGTGGACCATAACCGAGGCTATGGCTCTCCATGATGTGCCATTTGGCGATCATTTTTAT GTTCAGGTCAAGTATGAAATGGTTGATCGGAAACCAGGGTGGTGCGCGTGTGATGTCTTCATTGGGGTGGTGTGGCTCAAAAGTTGTAAATTTGAGCAACGAATAACTCGAAACGTGGTTGTAAAGTTTGGTGATCGAGTACGGGAGCTGTTCGAGTTGGTTGAAAGAGAAGTTCTATTGGCAGTTGATGGTCGTAGTTGA